The Rathayibacter caricis DSM 15933 genomic sequence CGTCGGCGTGGCCGCCGTGCTCGTCGGCGTCGGCCTGTGGACGCTCGTCCTCCCCGCGTTCCGCCGCCAGATCCTCGGGCTCGCCGATGCCCGCCGTCACCTCAAGCGCGCGCCGAAGGCCGCCGCCGCTCCGGTCCCCACCGACGAGCCGACCCTCGAGTCGGACCCCGCCGCTACTCCTAGTGAAAGAGACCGATGAAACTCAAGCTCGGCGTCGTGAAGTCCTGGAAGAAGGACTTCGTCACGACCACGCTCCTTCCCGCGAAGCGCGACGCGAAGGTCTTCCGGGCCGCCGTGTCGTCGCTCCCCGCCGCCCCCTCGGCGCACCTGCTGCTGGCCGCGCCGGGCAGCGGCAACATCGGCGATCAGGCCATGCTCGAGGCGTTCCTCGAGAACACCTCCGGCCCGGTCGTCATCATCGAGCGCTTCGCCGGTGATGTCGTCGTCCCCGCCGATCAGGCCGACCGCGTCGAGGTCGTCGTCCTGTCGCACCTCGTCTACGGAGTGGGGGAGGACCACGCAGCGGACCTCCGCCGCTTCGCCGAGCTGGTGCGCCGCGCGAGCACGTTCTCAGTGATCGGCGCCGACATGATGGACGGCAAGTACAGCCTCCGCGGATCCGTCCGCCGCTCCCTCCTCGCGCAGCTGGCCGCCGAGGCCGGCGTGCCGACGCGCATCCTCGGCTTCAGCTGGAACGGCAGCGCCCGCCTGGCCGCCAAGCGGAGCCTCGCCGCCGCGTCGCGCGCCGGTGCCGTCCCGATGCTGCGCGACCCGGTCTCGGCCGAGCGCGCCCGCGGCGACCGCGCGAAGGGCGTCGTCGAGGTCACGGACATCGTGTTCTCGGCCCGGACGCGGGACCGCAGCGCCCGCGACGCGCTCGACCTGCCCGTCGGCGTCCCCTACGCTCTGGTGAACGCCAGCGCGCTCGTCGCCAAGTCCGTCGACCAGGTCCCCGAGTACGAGCGGATCGTGGCCCGGCTGCGCGCCGCGGGCGTGCACGTCGTCCTCCTGCCGCACGTCTCGCGTCCGATCGGCGACGACAAGGTCGCGGTGCGCGCGGTGGCCGAGCGCGTCGGGACCGAGGGCGTCACCGTCGTCGACCGCGTGCTGTTCCCCGCCGAGATCCGCGGCCTCGCCGAGGACGCGCTGCTGGTCGTCACCGGCCGCATGCACCTGGCGATCATGTCGCTCTCGCTCGGAGTGCCCGCGATCACGCTGGCCACCCAGGGCAAGGTCGAGGGCATCATGCGCCTCATCGGCCTGCCCGAGCTCTGCGTCGAGCCCGTCCCGGGCTTCGCGGACGCGGTCCTCCCCGTGCTCGACCGGATCCTCACCGGACCGGACGGAGGCGGACTGCGCGCGACCATCGCCGCGGCGCTGCCCGAGGTCACCCGGCTCTCGGCGCTGAACACCCAGGGACTCGACTCGGAGGTCGTCAAATGAGCGCGACAGCACCGTCCACCCGTCCGAACCGGATCATGTTCGTCGTGACCTCGCTGCACGGCGGTGGGGCCGAGTTCGTCGCCCGCACCTGGATGCAGTGGCTGCTCGATCAGGGCTACCACGTCGACGTCGTCACGACCTCCTCGAAGGCCACGGACGAGTACCTCCCCGAGGGCGCCGTCCTGCACCGCATCGGCAACGGCACCGGCCACGTGGGCAAGGCGAAGATGCTCAAGGAGCTCTTCCAGCGCCGCACCCCCGACGTCGCCATCGGCCTGCAGGGCTACCCGAACATCGTGCTCCTGGCGGCCGCCGAGACCACTCCGAAGCGCTACCGGCCCAAGACGATCGTCAGCGAGCGCAACCTCGTCTCGCTGGGGATCCCCGGGTTCTCAAAGGTGCAGAAGGTGCAGCTGGGTCTCGCGAAGACCCTGTACCGCCGTGCCGACCACGTGATCGCGATCTCGCACCCCGTGGCGGGCGAGCTCGTCGCCGGCTTCGGCGTCTCGGGCGAGCGCTGCACCGTGGTGCCGAACCCCGCGACCGCCAAGGTCGACCTCACGCAGCGCGTGCACCGCGTACCGGGCGCGGCGAACGGCCTGCAGATCGTGCTGCCCTGCCGCCTCGTCGTGCAGAAGCGGCCCGAGCTGGCGATCCGCGCGGCCGAGGAGCTCGGCCGCCGCGGCGTGGACGTCCGCGTCGTCTCGTTCGGCGGCGGGCCGCTGCTCGACAGCATGCGTTCCGAGGCGACCCAGCGGCAGGTCGTCTTCGAGGACATGGGCTGGGTCGAGGACTGGTTCACCCACTTCGACGAGAACGCGGTCGTGCTGCTCCCGTCGCTGCGCGAGGGCTTCGGCAACGTGCTCGTGGAGGCCGCGGCCGCCGGAGTGCCGTCGGTGGCCGTCTCGGGCGCCCTCGGCGTCGCCGACGCGATCGTCCCGGGTCTCACCGGCGAGCTGTCGCTGACGGCCTCCGCCTCCGACCTCGCCGACGCCCTCCTCCGAGCGAGCGAGCTCGAGGTCACCGGAGTCGAGCGCTGGCTCGACCGCTTCTCGCTCGAGTCCAGCGGTCGCGCGCTCGAGATCGTGCTCGCGCGAGTGATGGCGCAGCCGTGACCTCCGCCCAGGCGCTCGTCTCGATCGTGCTGCCCTGCCACCAGGAGGAGGAGCACCTCGCCTCGGCGCTGGAGCGGCTGCTCCGGCAGACCCACGACCGGATCGAGATCCTGGTCGTCGACGACGCCTCGACGGACCGGACGGGCGAGATCGCCCGAGGTGCAGCGGAGAGCGACGAGCGCGTGCGCCCGCTGACCCAGGAGGTCAACGCCGGAGTCGCCGCCGCTCGCGAGCGCGGCGTCGGCGAGGCCCGCGGCGAGTGGATCTGGATGGTCGACGCCGACGACGTCTGGCCGGACGACGCCGTCGAAATCCTGCTGGCCGCGGCGCTGTCGACGAGGGCCGACGTCGTCGTGGGAGGCGCCGTCACGGTCGAGCCGGGAGGCACGACTCCGATCGGAGGTCTCCGCGGACCCGTGGCGCTGAGCGGCCGGGGCGCGTTCGACGCGCTCCTCGTGGGCGAGCTGACCGGGCACCTCTGGAACAAGCTGTTCCGCCGGACCCTGTTCGACGGCATCGACTTCACGAGGATCCGGCAGCACTCCGACCAGGCGCAGGTGGCCCAGCTCCTCGCGGCGGCCGACGAGGTCGCCGTCATCCCGGACCGGGTGTACGAGTACCACCTCCGCTCGGGGTCGATCATCCGGTCGGGTGCGAAGCGGGCCGACTCGCTCGCGGCGCTCGCTCGGGTCGTCGAGAAGACGGCCGAGGGCCTGGATCCCCGCCTCACGGGCTCGCCGGAGTTCGCGTACTACCAGGCGCGGTTCAACCTGCTGTCCCGCTTCAAGGACGCCACGTCCGGGGCTCACGAGGCCGGCGAAGCGGACCGACTCTGGCGCGAGACGCACGGTGAGGCCTCGCTCCGGCACCTGATCGCGCTCGCCGGACACCGCGATGCGAAGCGCGCCGTGCTCTTCGCGCTCGCCTGGGGAGCACCCGCGCTGTACCGGCGGGCGATGGACGCGGGTCGCGCCCGACGGTGACCGTCCGGTGGCACCCTCACGAAGGGGGACGCCGCCGGAGGCTCGGCGGGATCGGTACCACGTGTCCCCCCGAATCCTTCCAAGTAGGTGTGAGTGTCGCGCCTCCCGTAGGCTGGCCGGGCTGCGACGCGTGCCGGGCCCTGCCCGGTCCTGTGGAGCGGCTGGATCCGAGGGTGGTCCGAGAAGTGCAAAGGGGGGTGGAGATGGTCAAGATGATGAAGGCGCCGGCCAATGCTCGGCGCGAATGGGTCGACTTCGCCAAGGGCGCAGCGATCCTGTTGGTCGTGTACTACCACACTTCGCTGTACCTGGGCGACATCGGCGTGGAGAACACGCTCGGCCGGATCAAGGTCGTCTTCGAGCTCTTCCCGATGCCGGTCTTCTTCCTCGTCTCGGGGCTCTTCGGGAGCCGGATCCCCACATGGTCCTTCCGCGACCTCTGGCGCCGCAGGCTCTACCCGCTGCTCTGGCTGTACGTCATCTGGTCCGTGCTGCGCATGGTCTTCTACCTGGTCGTCCCGCTCGCCAACGGCGGACTGGGCGAGCTGCCGGCGACGGACCCGCTCAACCTGCTCCTCCTCTTCTTCTGGCCCAGCAGCAGCTACTGGTTCATCTACGGCCTCTTCCTGTTCACCCTGGGGGCCTGGCTCCTGCGTAGGGTCGATCACCGGGTGCAGGTCGCCTTCGCGGCGATCCTCGGCACGCTGTTCACCACCGGTCTGATCAACACGACCAACGTCGGCTGGAACCGCATCGGCGCCCTGTTCGTCTTCTTCCTGGTGGGAACCCTCTACTCGAAGAAGATCATCGACTTCGTCGAGCAGAAGGGCGCGAAGGCCTACCTCATCGTGACGCCGGTCTTTCTCGTGCTCAGCGCCGTGCTGTTCGTCTTCCCCGTCCGCTGGGTGCCGTTCCTGGTGCTCGCGGCGCAGATGGCGGCCGTCGCGATGGGCATCCTGGTGGCCCGCTCGCTGTCCCGCGTGCGGTTCCTGCACTTCGTCACCACGTGCGGCGAACGGAGCCTGCACATCTACCTGCTGCACCTCTACGTGATCGTGGCGAGCATCACGTTCCTCCGCTTCGCCCTCCCCGAGGACCGCTCGCGCCTCGCCGGGCTCGAAGTCCCCCTCCTGCTCGTCGTCCTGGTCCTGGCCGTCGTGATCTCCCTCTTCGTCACCCGGTACCTCTCGAAGATCCGCTGGATCTACGTGCCGCCCGCGATCCTCGGCGGCCCCGGAGCCAAGCGCAAGCCGCGCCCGGGCACGCCCGCCGTCAGCCCCGAAGCCCGCGCGACCGATTCCGTGAGCACACCGGACATCGGCTCCCGCACACCTCCCTCCCCCCGATCCACGAAGGCGGACACCGAAGAGTGACGAAGGCAACCACGTACCGCAGAGCCGGACTCCTGGCGATGGCCCTGGCCGCCGCCGCGACGCTGGCAGGCTGCACGGCGAGTCCCGGCCCGGTCTCCACCCCGGTCGGCTACACGACCGAGAAGGCCATCGAGTACCGCTCGATCGACGGCGCGTCGCTGAAGGCGGACGCCTGCCTCCCGACCGGCGAGACCGGGTCGCTCCCGGCCCTGGTGCTGATGCACGGCGGCGGGTTCGTCGAGGGCGCCCGGAACGAGGGCGGCATGTCCGAGCTCTGCGCCTACTACGCGCAGCGCGGCTACGCGTCCTTCACCATCGACTACCGCCTCCTGCCCGAGAGCCTCTACCCGGGGCAGATCGAGGACGCGCAGGCGGCCGTGGAGTGGCTCCGCGACCCGGAGCAGGTCGAGCGCTTCGGCATCGACCCCGCCCGCATCGGGGCGATGGGCAGTTCCGCCGGCGCCATCATCGCCGCGTCCCTCGGCACCGCGGGCGAGGGCCCGCTGAGCGAGGGCTCCCGGGTCAAGACGGTCGTCGCCTTCTCGGCGGTCGCCGACATGACCGAAGCGGGCCTCACCCTCGGCGATCCCGCCCCCGAGGCGGAGCAGCAGATCGTCTCGTACCTGGGGTGCGAGTCCGTCAGCGAGTCCTGCCCCCAGGCGATCCCCGCGTCGCCGATCACCGCGGTCGACGCGAGCGATGCGCCCCAGATCTGGCTCACGTCCGAGGACGAGCTCGTCCCCGTCGAGCAGGCCGAAGCGATGCAGGCGGCGCTGCAGGGCGTCGGAGTGGCGGCCGAGGTCGGCATCGACGGCGAGCAGCACCACGGTCTGCAGAACAACACGCCGAACAACAAGAAGGCGATCCTCGCCTTCCTGCAGGCGAATCTCTGATCCGCAGCCCCTCGCTGCACCTTCTCCGATGAGCCGCGGAACCCGGCTGAAACATCACGACGCTAGAGTCGGCTGCCGAGCACCCACGGTGCCGATCACGAAAGGGACACCAGAATCATGACCTTGAACGGACTTGTCGCCGGCATCTGGCGCAGATGGATCGTGATCGTCGTCTTCACGCTGATCGGAATCATCGGCGCCCTCATCGTCAACTCGGTCGTGCTCCCTCAGTACCGGGCGGAGGCCCGCGTCTACGTGGCGGTCTCGACCACGGGGGCCCTCTCGACCAGTGACCGGGTGGCCGCGAACAGCGCCGCAGCGCAGGCGACGGTCACCTTCGTCGCCCTCGGCACCTCCGACACGGTGCTGCAGGGCGTGATCGACAGCCTCGGGCTCGACGAGACGATCGAGGACCTCGCCTCGCGCGTCGAGGTCACCTCGGAGCTCGAGTCGGTCGTGATCACCATCGCAGCGACGGACCCGAACGCCGAGCAGGCGGCGGTCATCGCGAACGCCCTCGCGGCGCAGCTCGACGCCTCTGTGCAGGGCACCGAGACGCCGGCGGTCACGGCTCAGCCCGTTCCGGTCATCCAGCTCGAGGTGCTCAGCCAGGCGATTCCTCCGGTCATCCCGGTGACGGGAGGCCCGATCGTCCTGCTGATCCTCGGCCTGCTCGCGGGCGCCGTGATCGGCGTCGGTGTCGCGATCGTGCTGACCGCGCTCGACCGCCGCATCCGCGACGGGGACGACGTGCGCACCGCCCTCGAGCGCCCGCTCCTCGGAGTCGTGCCGTCGAAGGTCGCCAAGCTCGGCGAACTCCTCGCCTCGGACCGCATCCCGGCCCGGTACTCCGCCGTCGCGTTCGAGCTGTCCTCGATCGGCCGCGCCCGCTCGGTCAGCTCCTTCGCGCTGGCTCCCGCCACCTCGAGCACGCCGCACATCACGAGCGCCGTGCTCCTCGCCAAGGCGATCGCCGCCGTCGGCTCCTCGGTCATCCTGGTCGACGCCACCTC encodes the following:
- a CDS encoding polysaccharide pyruvyl transferase family protein; the encoded protein is MKLKLGVVKSWKKDFVTTTLLPAKRDAKVFRAAVSSLPAAPSAHLLLAAPGSGNIGDQAMLEAFLENTSGPVVIIERFAGDVVVPADQADRVEVVVLSHLVYGVGEDHAADLRRFAELVRRASTFSVIGADMMDGKYSLRGSVRRSLLAQLAAEAGVPTRILGFSWNGSARLAAKRSLAAASRAGAVPMLRDPVSAERARGDRAKGVVEVTDIVFSARTRDRSARDALDLPVGVPYALVNASALVAKSVDQVPEYERIVARLRAAGVHVVLLPHVSRPIGDDKVAVRAVAERVGTEGVTVVDRVLFPAEIRGLAEDALLVVTGRMHLAIMSLSLGVPAITLATQGKVEGIMRLIGLPELCVEPVPGFADAVLPVLDRILTGPDGGGLRATIAAALPEVTRLSALNTQGLDSEVVK
- a CDS encoding Wzz/FepE/Etk N-terminal domain-containing protein is translated as MTLNGLVAGIWRRWIVIVVFTLIGIIGALIVNSVVLPQYRAEARVYVAVSTTGALSTSDRVAANSAAAQATVTFVALGTSDTVLQGVIDSLGLDETIEDLASRVEVTSELESVVITIAATDPNAEQAAVIANALAAQLDASVQGTETPAVTAQPVPVIQLEVLSQAIPPVIPVTGGPIVLLILGLLAGAVIGVGVAIVLTALDRRIRDGDDVRTALERPLLGVVPSKVAKLGELLASDRIPARYSAVAFELSSIGRARSVSSFALAPATSSTPHITSAVLLAKAIAAVGSSVILVDATSDGSALADAAAGRPGLRDVASGTASLDAAVVRRQDDGMDLLPAGGRNAAAAGRPEALRAVIRELEQVYDIVLLITGVVGSTEESIAFRGLADAAVLVLVEGKVEGRQAAADTHWIETAGTPVVGALVVARRRLQKAPAIV
- a CDS encoding acyltransferase family protein yields the protein MVKMMKAPANARREWVDFAKGAAILLVVYYHTSLYLGDIGVENTLGRIKVVFELFPMPVFFLVSGLFGSRIPTWSFRDLWRRRLYPLLWLYVIWSVLRMVFYLVVPLANGGLGELPATDPLNLLLLFFWPSSSYWFIYGLFLFTLGAWLLRRVDHRVQVAFAAILGTLFTTGLINTTNVGWNRIGALFVFFLVGTLYSKKIIDFVEQKGAKAYLIVTPVFLVLSAVLFVFPVRWVPFLVLAAQMAAVAMGILVARSLSRVRFLHFVTTCGERSLHIYLLHLYVIVASITFLRFALPEDRSRLAGLEVPLLLVVLVLAVVISLFVTRYLSKIRWIYVPPAILGGPGAKRKPRPGTPAVSPEARATDSVSTPDIGSRTPPSPRSTKADTEE
- a CDS encoding glycosyltransferase, with the protein product MSATAPSTRPNRIMFVVTSLHGGGAEFVARTWMQWLLDQGYHVDVVTTSSKATDEYLPEGAVLHRIGNGTGHVGKAKMLKELFQRRTPDVAIGLQGYPNIVLLAAAETTPKRYRPKTIVSERNLVSLGIPGFSKVQKVQLGLAKTLYRRADHVIAISHPVAGELVAGFGVSGERCTVVPNPATAKVDLTQRVHRVPGAANGLQIVLPCRLVVQKRPELAIRAAEELGRRGVDVRVVSFGGGPLLDSMRSEATQRQVVFEDMGWVEDWFTHFDENAVVLLPSLREGFGNVLVEAAAAGVPSVAVSGALGVADAIVPGLTGELSLTASASDLADALLRASELEVTGVERWLDRFSLESSGRALEIVLARVMAQP
- a CDS encoding alpha/beta hydrolase, with product MTKATTYRRAGLLAMALAAAATLAGCTASPGPVSTPVGYTTEKAIEYRSIDGASLKADACLPTGETGSLPALVLMHGGGFVEGARNEGGMSELCAYYAQRGYASFTIDYRLLPESLYPGQIEDAQAAVEWLRDPEQVERFGIDPARIGAMGSSAGAIIAASLGTAGEGPLSEGSRVKTVVAFSAVADMTEAGLTLGDPAPEAEQQIVSYLGCESVSESCPQAIPASPITAVDASDAPQIWLTSEDELVPVEQAEAMQAALQGVGVAAEVGIDGEQHHGLQNNTPNNKKAILAFLQANL
- a CDS encoding glycosyltransferase family 2 protein, with translation MTSAQALVSIVLPCHQEEEHLASALERLLRQTHDRIEILVVDDASTDRTGEIARGAAESDERVRPLTQEVNAGVAAARERGVGEARGEWIWMVDADDVWPDDAVEILLAAALSTRADVVVGGAVTVEPGGTTPIGGLRGPVALSGRGAFDALLVGELTGHLWNKLFRRTLFDGIDFTRIRQHSDQAQVAQLLAAADEVAVIPDRVYEYHLRSGSIIRSGAKRADSLAALARVVEKTAEGLDPRLTGSPEFAYYQARFNLLSRFKDATSGAHEAGEADRLWRETHGEASLRHLIALAGHRDAKRAVLFALAWGAPALYRRAMDAGRARR